A single Tenacibaculum sp. Bg11-29 DNA region contains:
- the ade gene encoding adenine deaminase, with translation MIVQGNIVDIQNKRIYKGEVEVVDGKIKEIRAINHTTENYILPGFVDAHIHIESSMLVPSEFAKIAVVHGTVATVSDPHEIANVLGVKGVDFMIENGKKVPLKFNFGAPSCVPATSFESAGAIIDSDDIKLMMENPDIKYLAEMMNYPGVLFDDDEVLKKIEHAKNNNKPIDGHAPGLRGDDVTKYISAGITTDHECFTYEEALEKLQKGMKVIIREGSAAKNFEALIDLLPDYFENMMFCSDDKHPDDLLVGHINQLCERAVAKGIDIFKVLRAACLNPVKHYNLDVGLLEKGDDADFIVVDSLEKFNVLQTYINGELVAENGRSFVKSVDFEVLNNFNTDKKNVTDFEFKSTAEKIRVIEALDGELVTNEIEIDSLIKDGNLVSNTQNDVLKMTVVNRYKNTAPSIAFIKNFGLKEGAIASSVGHDSHNIIAVGVSDQAICRAVNLLIENRGGVCAVTEHEEKIVSLPVAGIMSDKSAEEIGKSYAELDEMAKQMGSMLRAPYMSLSFMALLVIPSLKLSDKGLFDGNTFKFTSLEI, from the coding sequence ATGATTGTACAAGGAAATATAGTTGATATACAGAATAAACGAATATATAAAGGAGAAGTTGAAGTTGTAGACGGGAAAATAAAAGAAATTCGAGCAATAAATCATACTACCGAAAATTATATTCTTCCTGGTTTTGTAGATGCTCATATTCATATAGAAAGCTCTATGCTAGTACCTTCAGAATTTGCGAAAATTGCAGTTGTTCATGGTACGGTTGCAACTGTTTCTGATCCGCATGAAATAGCAAATGTATTAGGAGTAAAGGGCGTAGATTTTATGATTGAAAACGGAAAGAAAGTTCCGTTAAAATTTAATTTCGGAGCACCATCGTGTGTGCCAGCAACTTCTTTTGAAAGTGCAGGAGCAATAATTGATTCTGATGACATAAAATTGATGATGGAAAACCCGGATATTAAATATCTGGCTGAAATGATGAATTATCCAGGTGTTTTGTTTGATGATGATGAAGTATTAAAAAAGATTGAACATGCAAAAAACAATAACAAACCTATTGATGGGCACGCACCAGGTTTACGAGGTGATGATGTAACTAAATATATATCGGCAGGTATAACAACCGATCATGAATGCTTTACCTATGAAGAAGCTTTAGAAAAGCTTCAAAAAGGTATGAAAGTGATTATTCGTGAGGGTAGTGCTGCTAAAAACTTCGAAGCATTAATAGATTTATTGCCTGATTATTTCGAAAACATGATGTTTTGTTCAGATGACAAGCATCCAGATGATTTATTAGTAGGGCATATTAATCAGTTATGTGAACGCGCAGTAGCGAAAGGAATTGATATCTTTAAAGTGTTAAGAGCTGCTTGTTTAAACCCTGTAAAACATTACAATTTAGATGTTGGTTTATTAGAAAAAGGAGATGATGCCGATTTTATTGTTGTTGATAGTTTAGAAAAATTTAATGTCTTACAAACGTATATAAACGGTGAATTAGTTGCTGAAAATGGAAGATCTTTTGTGAAATCAGTAGATTTTGAAGTATTGAATAATTTTAATACAGATAAAAAGAACGTTACTGATTTTGAATTTAAATCTACAGCAGAAAAAATTAGAGTTATTGAAGCTTTAGACGGAGAATTAGTAACGAATGAAATTGAAATAGATTCATTAATAAAAGATGGGAATTTAGTTTCAAACACTCAAAACGATGTGTTAAAAATGACGGTTGTAAATCGTTATAAAAATACAGCACCTTCAATTGCATTTATTAAAAATTTCGGATTAAAAGAAGGCGCTATAGCAAGTTCTGTAGGGCATGATTCGCATAATATTATAGCTGTAGGGGTTTCTGATCAAGCAATTTGTAGAGCCGTAAATTTATTAATTGAGAATAGAGGAGGGGTTTGTGCTGTTACTGAACATGAAGAAAAAATAGTTTCATTGCCTGTGGCAGGAATTATGAGTGATAAATCTGCTGAAGAGATAGGTAAGTCGTATGCCGAACTAGATGAAATGGCTAAACAAATGGGAAGTATGTTACGTGCACCTTACATGAGTTTATCATTTATGGCGTTATTGGTAATTCCTTCTTTAAAATTATCTGATAAAGGGTTATTTGATGGTAATACATTTAAATTTACATCTTTAGAAATATAA
- a CDS encoding beta-1,3-glucanase family protein, whose protein sequence is MNVLTVKFKNESKLPDSDVSIGFVPGGTNAFNLSYSAGKDILPLNKTKENGNWYKLEELQDGVQIENFSGRIYVSYGETWTVLKDGYEPAQNITDLNFFLRYDKMELTFNGKATDVADLTSIDYWSIPMKLETSYKNTSVQTDLGNKKGVISSQIYNALNILTTPPKSGQPNAKPALVPGTFKQNTDQPGSGFARIIGPSSYPPIGGVPVIPYNLFNDYLTFLNENFGKNPIANPIVIEGLGNGIIATISGHFNGVGPNVPSSGPKSAQDYNLKASIDTDLNVTLKGKIGSTETTMKFTKASLISPIGIYGANAAFSLNKGSEENPANDVYGWITGDLLAGFNIGAIGSTTEINKEKVGAMNSSDWFSKVPNTKLFSNLQNKATNYNQYAAALQPLSDAYNFAYSDRFSAVQISLNPATVDELQISFFNVETLL, encoded by the coding sequence ATGAATGTATTAACAGTAAAATTCAAAAATGAAAGTAAACTACCTGATTCTGATGTATCTATTGGGTTTGTTCCCGGAGGAACTAATGCCTTTAATTTAAGTTACTCAGCTGGAAAAGATATTTTACCTCTAAATAAAACTAAAGAAAACGGTAATTGGTATAAATTAGAAGAACTACAAGATGGTGTTCAAATTGAAAACTTCAGTGGTCGTATTTACGTCTCTTACGGAGAAACATGGACGGTTTTAAAAGATGGTTACGAACCTGCTCAAAACATTACTGACCTTAATTTTTTTCTTAGGTACGATAAAATGGAATTAACCTTTAACGGTAAAGCTACTGATGTAGCAGATCTTACAAGTATTGACTATTGGAGTATTCCTATGAAATTAGAAACTTCTTATAAAAATACTTCAGTTCAAACTGATTTAGGTAATAAAAAAGGAGTTATATCAAGTCAAATATATAATGCCTTAAATATATTAACTACTCCACCAAAATCTGGGCAACCAAACGCAAAACCTGCTTTAGTTCCTGGTACATTTAAACAAAACACTGATCAACCTGGGTCTGGATTTGCTCGTATTATTGGCCCTTCTTCTTATCCACCAATTGGAGGAGTTCCAGTGATTCCATATAATCTTTTTAATGATTATTTAACTTTTTTAAATGAAAACTTCGGAAAAAATCCAATTGCAAACCCAATAGTAATTGAAGGGTTAGGTAATGGAATAATTGCTACTATTTCTGGGCATTTTAACGGAGTTGGTCCTAATGTACCTTCGTCTGGACCTAAAAGTGCTCAAGATTATAATTTAAAAGCTTCTATTGATACTGATTTGAATGTAACTTTAAAAGGTAAAATAGGTAGCACAGAAACTACAATGAAATTTACAAAAGCTAGTCTTATTAGCCCTATAGGTATTTATGGAGCGAATGCCGCGTTTTCTTTAAATAAAGGAAGTGAAGAGAACCCTGCTAATGATGTATATGGATGGATTACTGGTGATTTACTTGCTGGGTTTAATATAGGTGCCATAGGTTCAACCACTGAAATAAATAAAGAAAAAGTTGGTGCGATGAATAGTAGTGATTGGTTTAGTAAGGTACCTAACACAAAATTATTTTCGAACTTACAGAATAAAGCTACAAATTACAATCAATATGCGGCAGCTTTACAGCCATTATCTGATGCTTATAACTTTGCATATTCTGATCGTTTTTCAGCAGTTCAAATCTCTTTAAACCCTGCTACAGTTGATGAATTACAAATATCTTTTTTTAATGTAGAAACATTACTATAA